The genomic stretch CATTATGTGCTCGTCCAGCTCATTATTCTATTTGGGAATTCATTATGAAAACTCCTTATAAAGTCTCGATATGTTTATTTCGCTCGGCATTATGTGCTCGTCCGGCTCATTATTCCATCCGGGAATTCATTAGGAAAACTGCTTATAAAGGTCTGGTCTTTTTATTTCGTTCAGCATTATATGTTTATCTGGCTCATTATTTCGTCTAAAAATTCACTATTAAAACTACTTAGCAATATATGGAAGGTATCGTTGTCTGGCCCAACTATTCGGCTTGGCACAAATAATTCACTCAATAGAATATTCAGTCCAAGGATTCTTTATAATACCATTCATTTGCTTAGCTGGGTCATTCTGTTCGATGTTATTAGCTTGCCTGGCATTCCATGCAAACACAAACTTATGTATATTTCATAAGGAGCATACATGGGGTCTAATTTTATAAGAAGTATTGGTAGTTCTGAAAATACGCAGGGTCAACAGGTACTACCTAATACTATTTAATGCATAGCTCAGTATTCAAttgtaatttttcttttataaatacATATGATTACATATTAGGAAATATAGATATATCATTCAAAATTGCTTAAGAAATTTTATGGGAGCTCAGAAGTTGGTATTGATCTATACATTATAGAGAAGATTCCGTTGATAAATATCAACCTTTTCATAATTATTAAACTATTCCTCCAATAACATGATTAAGCGTTCTTGAAATCCACTTGATCAACTTTCCTTTAAAATCCATAGAGTATAAAAGCTGTCCTTCCTATCTTGACGCATTCATTTTCCCTAACCTAGTAAGTGGACTGCTCAACCCGGGTAGGTCAACCTGGGCAGTATCCATTTCAACCTTTGAGTGTCCAACTTGGAATGCAAAGACCTTCAACTCCTCTTGTCGCTGCAAAtctaaattttatctttaatataATCTGCACCAACAATACGTGCCATCTTATACATGATTTTTATTTTACATATTATTAAATACCGAACTTCCTCCTAAAACATTGGACCAGTATTTCTCATTGCTTTAAGCAGAGGCCATATGGCCGTCACCGTCGAGGAATCCGACGACCACCCAGTTTACGTCGGGACAAGCTTGTATAATAGGGGGGAAGGTGTAGGGCCCGAGAAGACCGCCGGCGATGATCTGGTTTGCCGCCTCCGTCGTGTGCAGCCCGTCCCACCATATCTTCTTCGATGGGTCGCTGCAAACGCTGTTGCCTTCACTGCCGCACGGCACCGTCGCATTCAATCCGTAGGCGCCGCCATCGTATCCACAGCACGCCGCAAGAACAGGCTCCTCGAATCCTGTATTCGATTCGTTGCGGCGTCCAGTTAATCCCAAATTGATTCTCCAATTTATCAGTAGTAAAATTGGATGAGCTCACCGAAATCGTGGGGAGAAGCGTAGATGGCCATCGCGGCATGGTAGACGTCGGCGTACATGATGGCCACCTCCGGGTGCCGGTGCCGGAGCCGCTGCAACTCCGACACCAGCAGGCGGTTGTGGCGGATGGCGAAGTCGTTGAGCCAATTTATGCACCCGGTTTGGGGATCGTAGCTGTCTTGCTTTTCGCCCTGGAACATGTTCAGGTACGAGGCACAGCAACCCATCGGAAAGCTCCCCGGCACCACCATCGTTCTCGCGCCCATCTCGATCAATTTCTGGACAACAGAAGGCTGAATTCTTTACACTAATCTATTTGAAGAAAGAAACAGAGTTGACTGAGCTCACTTCTATGGCGGAGCCAATGGCGCTGACGACGTCGGGAACGAAGGTTGCGATCTCGCCGGCGCTTCGGTTTTGGAAGAAGGGGTTGTTGTAGTCGTTGGCTCCGATCTGCCCCACCGAGAACAGGGCGTTGCTCAGAAAAGCGGCGCAGTGCGAAGCAGAGGAGCAAAGCGAAGGCAGGAGTTGCTCGAACCAGTGAAGCTGCACGCTCAGGGAGTTGTTTGAGAAAAGATTCTCTATCCCTCTGGATAGGAAATAATCGACGTCGAGCGCGGTGGCTCCGGCGACCGCAAAGTTGGCTCCGTGCCTGAAGTCATCTGCTCCACCGCCGCCGAGATACGGCTTCAGTAACGGCAAACCCATTGCTTGAGCTGGACGTCGAATGAATCATCATCAATTTCGTCAATGCATCACTTACAATTCTAACGCTAGAGTTTACCGATGAAGTCGATGATTAGCCTTCCATCGGAAAAGCGGCCGGTGGGGCGGTGGAAGAAGGTCTCGCCGTATGGAAGGCGGCCGGCGGGGCAGGAGTAGCCGGTGTGGATGAGAGAGTTGCCAGTGTCGACGACAGAAGCGCCGAAGCTAAAGATGGAGGTGTAGCAGCCGACGCCGAGCTCGGCATGAAGGCTGAGGGCGAAGAAGATgaaagcggcggcggcggccatgCTTATCTGAAGACTGATGTAGTGGCCGGCGCACTGCCAAATTATaataaatagcaaaaaaaaataacaataataaagtaAACAATGACCTTGCCATTGATCGGTAGAtctaaaagataataaaaaaaacctGGCAAATCCGTGGGTTCATAGATAATAAAAGAGCCTACTTTCGGGTGCAACCGATCCGTGAGTTGGACAGAAAGTACGGATATTTAGattattaaaaaatagatttaatattaaaatatttttaaaaaataaatataaactatTTGCTTTTTTTAATCATTGGACGGAAAATATTAAACTCCTTAACTGTGAACTTTGGTCCATTAAAATACACAGCCTGGACTCATAATGCAATCTACATTATTCATTATATAACTAATTGGTTGTTCGAGTGACCTCAAATAAATTCACAGATTGGATGAGTTTTAGGGTTAAAGGATATgccatattaaaataaaagtgtctcttattttgaaaatattatggtGTAATAGTTTTAATTTACAATTGCTCTAACGTAGAGTTGTTAAGATCCTTGACGGCCGGCTAGAGGGAGGTGATAGCCCTGAAAATAAAACTAAGTCTTCCTCGGATGTTATAGCTTAATTTTGTATGAAATAAATTaagtaaataaagaaaagaagagacaTGAAAgagtttacttagttacaatcgggaaggttgttaatccaaagagaTTGAAAAGCACACTAAATTCTCTTTCAGACGGAGAGCCTCTTTACGATAATAACAACACTAAAAAATCAAAGCTAGACGGAAGAAGTTATTTACAAGTATTCTATCTAGGTTTCTGGGACcaaagctgtatttatagcctggtcgagggtgcttggaagggttccatgCGCCTGGAGAGAAATAAAATTTTGTCCCCTTCGCAATAGATCGCATTTGACGTGTTCCAAACAAAAatcctggtccgggcacccggaccaagaaagtcaacctctTGTTGACTTTGGGCCCCGATCTTCAGCTCTAATTCCACTTGCCTAATTGGTctaggtcttccgcttcggcttcggCTCCACTTAGGTGATCTCAGCCatgcggaata from Zingiber officinale cultivar Zhangliang chromosome 5B, Zo_v1.1, whole genome shotgun sequence encodes the following:
- the LOC121987661 gene encoding sinapine esterase-like; the protein is MAAAAAFIFFALSLHAELGVGCYTSIFSFGASVVDTGNSLIHTGYSCPAGRLPYGETFFHRPTGRFSDGRLIIDFIAQAMGLPLLKPYLGGGGADDFRHGANFAVAGATALDVDYFLSRGIENLFSNNSLSVQLHWFEQLLPSLCSSASHCAAFLSNALFSVGQIGANDYNNPFFQNRSAGEIATFVPDVVSAIGSAIEKLIEMGARTMVVPGSFPMGCCASYLNMFQGEKQDSYDPQTGCINWLNDFAIRHNRLLVSELQRLRHRHPEVAIMYADVYHAAMAIYASPHDFGFEEPVLAACCGYDGGAYGLNATVPCGSEGNSVCSDPSKKIWWDGLHTTEAANQIIAGGLLGPYTFPPIIQACPDVNWVVVGFLDGDGHMASA